One genomic region from Sander lucioperca isolate FBNREF2018 chromosome 3, SLUC_FBN_1.2, whole genome shotgun sequence encodes:
- the gch1 gene encoding GTP cyclohydrolase 1, producing MEHSKQTQYSSNEKKDSGSVLNRHFDGMVKRSAGGTARAAAAQPPGAESGSHRPVMESWREDRTRSVEDNEMSLPSLAAAYTTILRGLGEDPQRQGLLKTPWRAATAMQFFTKGYQEKIIDVLNDAIFDEDHDEMVIVKDIDMFSMCEHHLVPIFGRVHIGYLPNKRVLGLSKLARIVEIYSRRLQVQERLTKQIAVAITEALQPTGVGVVIEATHMCMVMRGVQKMNSKTVTSTMLGVFREDPKTRDEFLTLIRS from the exons GTGCTGAACAGACACTTTGACGGGATGGTGAAGCGGTCAGCCGGCGGCACCGCGCGCGCCGCAGCTGCCCAGCCTCCGGGCGCGGAGTCTGGCTCGCACCGGCCGGTGATGGAGAGCTGGAGGGAGGATCGCACCAGGAGCGTGGAGGACAACGAGATGAGCCTGCCGTCCCTGGCCGCAGCTTACACCACCATCCTGCGGGGGCTCGGGGAGGACCCGCAGCGGCAGGGGCTCCTCAAAACCCCCTGGAGGGCAGCCACCGCCATGCAGTTCTTCACCAAGGGCTACCAGGAGAAAATTATCG ACGTGCTGAACGACGCCATCTTCGACGAAGACCACGACGAGATGGTGATCGTCAAAGACATCGACATGTTCTCCATGTGTGAACATCACCTGGTGCCCATCTTTGGCAGG GTTCACATTGGTTACCTGCCCAACAAGAGAGTCCTGGGCCTCAGTAAGCTGGCCAg GATTGTTGAAATCTACAGCCGTCGCCTACAAG TTCAGGAGAGGTTGACCAAACAAATCGCCGTGGCGATCACCGAGGCCCTGCAGCCGACCGGCGTCGGCGTGGTCATCGAGGCAAC cCACATGTGTATGGTGATGCGAGGCGTTCAGAAGATGAACAGTAAAACCGTCACCAGCACCATGTTGGGAGTTTTCAGGGAAGATCCAAAAACCCGCGACGAGTTTCTGACGCTGATCAGAAGCTGA